The sequence TGTTCTCCATCAGACGGTTGAGGAATCCGAGGCAGAAAGGTTGATTACCGAAGCTCTGAATTCAAGGGACAAAGATTTGATCTTGAAGCCAAAGGTTAATCATTCCGAAATTCAGAAGGCAGTGGAGTTGTTGAGGAAAGCGGACAGACCCTTGATTGTTTTTGGGAAGGGGGCAGCTTATGCTAAAGCTGAAAATGAGCTGACGAAATTAGTGGAAAGTACAGGAATTCCATTTTTGCCGACTCCCATGGGGAAAGGGTTGCTGCCGGATACACACGAGCTTGCGGCTACTGCTGCAAGGTCTCTTGCTATTGGGAAATGTGACGTGGCATTGGTGGTTGGCGCGAGGCTTAACTGGCTGCTGCACTTTGGAGAGCCGCCGAGGTGGTCTACGGATGTTaagtttatacttgttgatGTTTGTAAAGAGGAGATTGAATTGAGGAATCCGTCGTTGGGTATTGTGGGGGATGCAAAAGATGTGGTGGAGATGATTCATAAGGAGATTAAGGATGATCCCTTTGTTCTGGGAAAGAATCATCCTTGGGTTGGGGACATACAGCGCAAGGCTAAGGACAATGTGGCGAAAATGGAGGCGCAGTTGGCGAAAGACGTGGTGCCGTTTAATTTTATGACACCGATGAGGATAATTCGGGATGCGATTTCGGGCCTGGGCAGTCCGGCACCAATATTGGTGTCTGAAGGAGCCAACACAATGGATGTTGGACGTGCAGTTCTGGTGCAAACAGAGCCAAGAACTAGGTTGGATGCTGGGACTTGGGGGACAATGGGGGTCGGCCTTGGATATTGCATTGCTGCTGCAGTGGCAGAGCCTGATCGGCTTGTGGTGGCTGTGGAGGGGGACTCTGGATTCGGATTCAGTGCGATGGAAGTTGAggtaatttattttcattttagtaATTTGGGAATTTGCTGCAATGTTTCTTTGGATTCTATTGATCAGTAACAGAAGAAACACATCTTATGACTTCATTAGCTAATTTCTAAGTGTCTTTCCGTGGCAATGCTTTACTGACTTCACTTGACCTGCATTCTGATTTTTATGAGTCACAGGGTggggattttatttaagtttcatTGACTATTAAGATTTTGTTATTGCGAAATGCTGTTACATgagtttttttgttgtttttttttctttttttttaaattccgAAAACCAAATGTGAATATATATGCCTTGTATATAAGAAGTTTGTGTAGCTTAGATGTGTGACCATTCCTTCTCGTACTTGATTAGGATAATGACTATCTTATGCTGCTAATGTTTAATGGCTTCTGCAACCTGTTGGTTAACCTGACCACATGATCTGTTGACACTAGTGGTTGAACAAGGAGAGGGTGAGTCTTCCACTTTggacaaaaaaaatttcttttaaaaaaaatcatggatATGCTCCTATATGACACGGGTTCCAATTCTTGTTAA comes from Henckelia pumila isolate YLH828 chromosome 4, ASM3356847v2, whole genome shotgun sequence and encodes:
- the LOC140894613 gene encoding 2-hydroxyacyl-CoA lyase, which produces MADTEHKIPSTMVDGNTLAALSLARAGVDKMFGVVGIPVTTLANRAVALGVRFIAFHNEQSAGYAASAYGYLSGRPGVLLTVSGPGCVHGLAGLSNAQINAWPMVLISGSSDQSCIGRGDFQELDQIAAVKPFSKFSAKATDISKIPNSVFSVIDWAVAGRPGGTYLDIPSDVLHQTVEESEAERLITEALNSRDKDLILKPKVNHSEIQKAVELLRKADRPLIVFGKGAAYAKAENELTKLVESTGIPFLPTPMGKGLLPDTHELAATAARSLAIGKCDVALVVGARLNWLLHFGEPPRWSTDVKFILVDVCKEEIELRNPSLGIVGDAKDVVEMIHKEIKDDPFVLGKNHPWVGDIQRKAKDNVAKMEAQLAKDVVPFNFMTPMRIIRDAISGLGSPAPILVSEGANTMDVGRAVLVQTEPRTRLDAGTWGTMGVGLGYCIAAAVAEPDRLVVAVEGDSGFGFSAMEVETLVRYQLPVVVIVFNNGGVYGGDRRNPEEITGPHKDDPAPTSFVPGAAYHILIEAFGGKGYLVGTPDELRSALDESFSARKPTVINVTIDPYAGAESGRMQHRN